The window ttttgtcctcagTAAACATACCCAAAAAGtattagagtcttttttttttttaaacaaataaaaggcaaaaataagacCAAAATTCGAACTGGTAACAGCAAGAACTTAATAGGAACTCCACTCCCCTGTTAATTACTTTTACCTAAAAGAGACTGATGCAAAAGTGTTGTagttagaaagaaaagaactctTTCTGCCTGCTAGATATGTTGGACCACGAATCCACAAATATGTATTATCCACTCTGTATTCTGTGCTAGGCGCTTAGTACACTAATAAATAAACAGTGGTCTCTTCTCAAGTACCTCCTAATCTAGCTGGAGAGACAGCTAagtaaatatgtgcaattatatattgttttaagTATTCTGGAAGTATGTATAGTCAGAATTTTTCAGAAATTGAGAGGAACCTAAGTCACTTACATTTTTTGAGGTTTccagtgttttaaatatttaaaaaatggcaaaacaaAAATTGTGGTGTATTTTACatgtttagaaatataaaatagtgctttcaacccactgtaaaataaaatgcaatataagTATACTTTTCACAAGAAAATTAATTAcgcaatttaaataaaaatgtaattattcataTGGCACCTCAAGCAGTGTGATCAGTTTTAAACTGTGTGAGGAATACTGTCTTTCTTCAGTCTTGACAGTTTATTTCTGAGAGTAAGTATATCAAGAATTCAAATTTAAGGCTCTTTGGTGAGGCCTGGATCAAATGTCTCTCCTTGAGAGACTGGCTAAGTGTTCTCTAGGTGGATTCAGTGGAGAATATCATTACAGAgagaagaatgaacaaagcccCATGTCTCTGTAATGATATATTCTGAGAACTAAGGAAAAGGACATGAGAATCTGGAAAAATACTGTAGCATTAAGGACGCTTTCTTCATAACCTCATAGCCTATGTTGGAAGGACGTTTAGACAGCTTACCCAGGTTCATAGGCATTTGCTTTCTCTTCAATATGAAGAGACTGAGCAGCAATTTGATTTCATCTCTAAGTCGTAGCTGGTGAGATCTACccaattccattacaatccaacAAATCAAATGGTGGTCTCTGGAATTACAAAGTCTAAGGATTAAAATTACGTatgatttcacttaaaaaaaaaaccctgcaacaCATTGCAGGGTGTGGataattcaaaaacatttttaaaaataagttttatgccGGACGTGgtagttcacacctataatcccaggagaTGTCAGCCATTTCAAAGAAAATCagaatcagatttttttcttattattttaattgtttattatttatttgtaatttttgtgggtatatagtaggtgtatatatttatggggtacatgacatgttttgatacaggcatgcgtgcaattgcaatgtggaataagcacatcatgaagaTTATCCATCCTCTTAAGCATtcatcctttgagttacaaacaatccaattacactctttattttaaaacatataattattattgactatagtcaccctgttgtgctatcaaatagtaggtcttattcattctttctatttatattttattgtactacCTATGtattgaaaagttgttgtagttattttttattggttcatcgTTTAGTCTTGCTACTTAGAATGAGAGTAGTTtatacaccacagttacagtattataatattctgtgtttttctgtgtacttactattaccagtgagttttataccttcagatgATGACTTATTACTCattaatgtcttttctttctggttgaagcactccctttagcattttttgtaggacaggtctggtgttgatgaaatccctcagcttttgtttgtctgtgaaactttttatttctccttcatgtttgcaGGATATTCTCACTGGATACGCTATTCTAGGGTAAAGTTtttcccttcagcactttaaatatatcagcccactctctcctggtctgtaaggtttccactgaaggggctgctgccagacatattagagctcttgtttgttatttgtttcttttctcttgctgcttttaggatcctttctttatccttgacctttaagagtttgattattaaatgccttgaggtagtcttctttgggttaaatctgcttggtgttctataaccttcttgtacttggatattgatatctttctctaggtttgagaacttttttttttttttttttgacagagtgtcgctctgtagcccaggctggagagcagtggcgtaatctcggctcactgcaacctctgcctcccaggtcccggttaagcgattctcctgcctcagcctcccgagtaactgggattacagatacatgccaccatgctcagctaatttttgtattttttgtagagatggggtttcaccatgttggccaggctggtcttgaactcctgaccttgtgatctgctcacctcaggaacttctcttttattatctctttgaataaacttgctctgtcacccaggctggagtgcagtggcgctcttggctcattgcaacctcagcctcccaggttcaaacgattctcctgcctcagcctcccaagtagctgggattacaggtgcgcaccgccacacccagctaatttttgtatttttagtagaggtggggtttaaccatgttggccaggctggtctcaaactcctgacgtcaagagatccacccgcctcggcttcccaaagtgctggaaatacaggcgtgagccaccactctcagcccctttgaataaactttctacccctgtctctttctctacatcctctttaAAGCCAATAACTCTCAGATTTGCcgttttgaggctattttctagatcctgtaggtgtgtttcattgtttttttttcttttgtctcctctgattgtatattttcaaatagcttttcttcaagctcactgattctttcttttgctagattcattctgctattaaaggactctgatgcattcttcagtatgccaatggCCTTTTTCcaattccagaatttctgcttgacacttttaaatcatttctctttgttacatttatctgatagaattctgaattcgtTCTGTGTTTGCTTGAATttatttgagtttcctcaacacagctatttggaattctctgtctgaaaggtcacatatctctgtttttccAGGACTCGTCCttagtgccttatttagttcatttggtaaggtcatgttttcctggatgctgTTGATActagtagatgttcttcagtgtctgggcattgaagggttaggtatttattgtagtcttcactgtctgggcttcTTTGGACTCATCCtttttgggaaggctttccagatatttgaaaggactgcagtgttgtgatctaagcagTTTCTACTTTAGGGTACATCGCAAGCCCAGTAACGCTGTGGTTCTTGCAAactcatagaggtaccaccttgatggtTTTGGACAtgatctgggagaattctctggatcaccaggcagagactcttgttcttttcccttattTTCTCCTAAACAAACAGAGtatctctgttctgagccacccaGAGCtggggtggagtgacacaagcacccctgtggccaccacgaCTATGACTGCGCTGGGTCAGACCCGAAGCCAGCACAGCTCTGGGTTTCACTCAAGGTCTGCTGCAAATACTCCTGGCTACTGCCTAGCTTGCTTAAGGCCCTGAATCTCTACAATCAGCCAGTGGCAAaaccagccaggcctgtgtcctttcCTTCAGGGTGGCAAGGTCCCCCAAGCCCGAGGTGGGTCCAGAAGTGACATCTGGGACTCAGGACCTatagtcaaaaaccttagaagtctacctggtgttctattgtattatggctgagctggcactcataccacaagatgcagtccttcccactcttcccttccctttccaaaggcagaggaccCTCACCCCATAGCCAGTCACCCTAGGCCAGGAAGAGTACTGTTGGACTACCATAGATGTTCCCTTAAGGCTCAGgggctcttaagtcagcttggGATGAATGCTGCCTGGTCTGAGACTCACCCTTCAGAGCAGTGAGCTCCCCTCTGGCCTAGGGCAGTTCCGGAAGTGTTatccaagagtcaagtcctggaatcaCGGATtccaagagcccacttggtgtTCTACCTTCTGTGGCTGTGCTggtacctgaagccagcaagtctcagagtctcacccaaggctctCAACatagtacctgggtattgctgctagttattcagggcccaagagcTTTTCAGTTAACAGTTGATGAATTCTGCCAGGGCTGAgttctttccttcaaggcagtcggttcccttctggcctacgatgtgtctagaaatgtggACCAGGAGCTAGAGCCTGAAACAGGAACCTCATAACTCTAactggtgccctatcctgctgtggctgagctggtatccaagatgtaagacaaagtcctccccactgtTCCCTCTCTTCtgaagtggaaggaaggggtctcttttggagctgtgagctgtCCAGCCTTGGGTTAGGGGAGGGGCGATGCCACCACTCcattggctgccccagctggtgtctcagtatgtcatGTGGCCCCCCCAGTCCACACTCTGTTGGCCCAGTTCAGCACTAAGTCttgcctaagagttgcagtccttatggcctagaccAGGAgtttccaatcttttggcttccctggaccacactgaaagaataattgtcttgagccacacataaaatacactaacattaacaatagctgacgagctaaaaaaaaaattgcagaaaaaatctcataatgttttaagaaagtttacgaatttgtgttgggctacgTTCAAAACCGTCCTGGGCCGTGTATGGCCTGCAGGCCACAGGTTAGAAAAGTTTGGCCTAGACTACCTTTCAGGTTTACTTGGAGATCCAGAGCACTGTAGCTCTTGATGGAGAGGTTTGTGGGAACTCTTGCTCGGGCTGCTGGGATGGGTGATTCCTCTCTGACTGGGGCTGGTTTAAATCTTCCCTCCATGGGCAGGTGTCAGGTGAGTTTGgtccagttttcctttctgctctaacaggacagcactaAATTCAATGCCTCATGATTGCTGTGTTCTTCCTTCCCCAGTGCCCAGAGATGCTCTTGGCACCACCATGTCATTGCTGCCgggggtgggagaagggtggCATTGGCgattcaggactgttttttctatctcttcagtgcctctttcagtgataagAAGTTAAAACCAGTTACTATGAGTGAGTGCTCACGTGACTTTTGGTttttatgaaggtgttttttctgtgtagatagttgttaaattcgTGTCCTTGCTGGGGGACGATTGGTGGAggctcctattctgccatcttgctccctATCCCAGAATCAGATATTTAGAGACCTGAGGCAGGACTAGTACTAAGCAAAATAATAAAGGAGTGGTTAATCTGTGTCACCCAACTGCCTCTTTTGTACCCTTTTcagctcttcctttcttttagaaTCTCCAGTTTTTTTCCAAATACCTAGCttgtccttctttttttctttttctcttcttccttagtGTAGTTTCCGGAAGGTGTGGGGGGCTTTTGCTTATTTCTAAAGATGCCTTAACATGAGTAAAGTTTTATCCACTGATAGAGCATCCCACCTGTAGACTCTTCCATTCTAAATGTTAGGAGAGATATTTTAGAGCAAGTTGTACCTGTCTGCCATTCTTTAAATTATGCCATGTAAGTGCTTTCTGCCTGAGTACGTAAGTATGTGCCTGACTACAGAGTCAAGTCTGATTGCTTCCTGCTACTACAATAATCTAGGTTCCTCACTTCTGTGGTGTCTTCTATGAACTTCCATCACCACTTTCTTACTTTTgtcacttcctttttctttgttagtttttgaTAATATACATGTAACTAATTGTCTATCACTTACATTTAATCAAATAGACATTTAATGGTCTATCACTTTACATTTAATTGctgatttacatttatttagtcAGCAACTTAATGACTCTATTGCTCTATATTTCTGTGACACTGAAATAACATTtagtaaaatcatttatttagatGATATCCCCCCTGAGCTATTGCAGTGTGAAAGTATTTTGCTTTTGCATAAATAAAGCTACCATATATCTAACAGGAATTGTTCTTTCTTGTTCCAGCAAACCTAAGATGTCAGTATTGTTTGACCTTTGTTAGAGTTTAacaaatttattattatcatttttaggGCTACCAGTTTTTAGGTATTCTGAAATATGATGAGATAGGATATAGATTATTTACTCGAGACATTATTATTTGGCTTTtgccatttcattcattttttatgtattttctaataCAGATGACATTATAATCTATAAAGAGTTAGAAGGGACAAAtgctgaagaagaagaaaagaataaaagacagaaCCATAGTAAAAAGGAATCGTCTTCAAGACAGCAATCAAATGCTCATAGACATCACCATCGGAGAGGTAAAGTATGCTGAAAATAGTCACATGTGGTAAAAAGAGTctgaaatatttgtgaataacTAGATAAGTAAAATCAAGAATTCACAATATTGTTCCAAAGTTGCATTAtgttgcttgttttattttttctgggcATGGGCTCATACAGGGTTGGTAAGAATTTATGCCATGTcatatgaataaaaatttattttaatttataagaatTACTTCCCTAATGGAGAGTGGGATAAGAAAAGTAACCATATGAGCTGAGAGTTATTTTGTACTTGTTTACAAGCATGCGTTGGTTGGTCCAGTTCCACTTTTAGGAGGCAATACAGGAGGGTTAAGAGCATAGTCAATAATCTGAACACTATGGCATCCACACTTTGAAAATACACATGTTGTAAGACAAAAAGAGAAGGGTAGAACATGACAAATGTCCTCTATATACTTAACCTCATTGGTAAGTGCAGTATGCACTTTTTAATATGAATGTGCTACAGATTGCCACGATACAGAAGTCTTTTCAACAATTAAAGGTCTTCATAATCTAGTCAACAGATTGGAACCATTTTGACATTGTGATTACTATACGCCCCAACAGTTGCCTATACAGCTTCATTTAAGTTCTTGTGTGAATCTTCAGTGGCTCAGCATGTTCTGAGAAGAGAAGCAATGGTAGTTATTACAGGGGCAGAGCAGCCAAAAAGGGTAACGTGGCCCATTCTTATGTGCCTAACCAGTCATCACAAAATTGATCTTTGTGAGCCTTTTGGAGATATTCTTTGATGGGTTTTTAAACTGTCTTTATACCCAAACAAAGCAGACAATTGAGACAAATATTCACATGATTAATACAAAGCAGAcagtttctctccatctctcctttTTCTACTGGagtattctttcatttaatttcagaCAGTATGTCCCAACTTTGGTGGCATATGAAACCAAAATTGAGGTATTATATACTGAGAAGACTACCCGATTAAGGTATGCAAATTGAAATAGTATGGCAAAGACTGTTCTAGAATTCAGTGAGACTCCCAGATGATACCAGAGTAATGAAATATCAAAAGTTTTGCAAAACCCAGTGCATAgccttaaaaaaaatgagatcagagATAATACTTCTGAAAGATACGTTGAATTTACTACtcgaaaatacagaaaatatttatttttcataggcTACTCAAGATGCAGGAGCAACTCTGAGGAAGGAAATCATGATAAAAAACCATCCCAAaaaccttctggattcaagtctGGACAACACCCTTTAAATGGGCAACCTTTAATTGAGCAGGTAGATAAGTACCAAGAATTAACCAATATTAAAAATCCTACATTTACTATATTTCCTAATATTAATGATTAATTTAAATTCTATTGAAAGCAGGGATTGTTTCTTGGTATTCCTCCATGGTGccttgaacatattttaaattcaatgttTATTAGTTAATTTTTCCCCTGTaactattttaataaacatttgattTTTGCTATTTTCAGTCATTACTAAAACTTTTGAATTTATAAAACGCCAAAATAGATTATTAGTTATTGTCATTAATCctatataatcatttttatttgtcctcATACAGAGGCTTTGAGCTTAAGTTATAATATAAGAGTTTTAGTATCTTTGTGAATGAACTGTAAAAGCCAGAAGTCAGATGATATCAGATATGAAATATCTGGAAGCAACATGTGGCACAGACTATCCCTGTACAAATCCATTTCCTCTAAACACGTATAGGTGAGCCAGTCAATAGACAGGAATTTGAGAGGTGCTCAGATCCAGAATCATTAGCTAACATTGGTGTTAATGTTTCATCCTAGCTTATAAACTGATTCTTCTTAAGGTGTTAAGTGGTCATTTATCAAAAATGGCAGTTCTGGGAGCTTAAATCATTTTTGCCAAATCATGTAAatgcaaatgtttatttatttgcttgttcatttatttgttttggagaaaaacatgttgcattttcaaatatttaaaggatTACTTTAAATTGTTCAAATTATGATTCAATGCCTACTCTATGCAGGCACTATGATACCAGAACAGCCTGCTTCAAATAGTCTGTATGGTGGTGGAAGAGAAAGctaagaaagaaatgtaatgccAGGCAGTATGCAGTATGTGCATAATAGGACATAAGTTATATATTGTGGGGATGTAGAAATTCATTCTGATTGGGATTCTTGAGAAACTTTGATGGAAGAGATGGCATATGATCTGTGCCTTATAGGATGAGGAGATTTTTTTATAAAGTTTGGGAAGAAGAACATGAGCTTCCTTCTGATACAGTCCAAGATGCATAAATAAACTGAGAATAAATGttaaacaatattttcaaattgaaAGCATCcttgtccttttatttatttattttttgagacagggtctcatcccgttgcccaggctggaatgtggtggtgtgattatggctcactgcctcttctacctcccgggctcaagcaatcctcccacttcagcctctcaagtagctgggactataggcacgtgccaccatgccctgtgaattttttttttcttttctgtagagatgaggtctcgctatgttgcccaggctgggaaagTATCCTTCTATTATTCATACTTTTGAAACTTTTGAGACTATCATAGCCGAactcactagaaaaaaaaataccctgcaataaagaaatgtattaaaatttaagCATAATTATTTCACCAATAAATTGAATAATTACAGTTTTCAATAATACTTTACAATTCTATTAAGCTAGTTTCGTACTTAACAAGATTTAGTCTTATTATCAGTGGAACACAGTTGTATTTGTTCACCCCATGTATTTATTCAACACAACCTTTTGATTGAAGGCTTCACTTGTTtgtaaggaaagaaaactaaTGTGCATTTTGTTTTCCAGAGGTAGGAAATACATAGTACATTTCTTATGTACTTATTTCTTATATAAACATTCATAAAAGGGACTGCAAGCTCCTTTGGAAAGGTACTTGGATACATACGGGTCTTTAGAAGATGGAACTCAGTCCTATCTTTCCTACTGACCCACTGTGCTCCCAACACCAATCACTTAGAAGAGAGAAAAGGTACATGTGCATTTCACCCCATCTCCTTATTTAGGATTTTCAGTACAAAAGCTGGAGAGTGGCTATAGCTTTATGTTTTAGCAAAAcaactaattttttacatttttattttaaaaaaagttttctgtgCATAATATCTTTTGTGCTGATACCTCCCCTGCTGTTTAGCAGttgcttccagcttctggtagtgTTAAACTAGAAATTCATAATGCCAAATTTAGGGGATGTTGTGTTTGTCAGGCAGCATATACTAGTAGAAAGCTTGATTTCTCAGCATGGTCTATATGACTTTATCCACTTACATTTATGTAGCATCATAGAGATTTGTCAAAGGTTTCATTATTTCCATTTGGCTGATTCACTCCTCTGTCTTTTTGGCTTAAAAATTGAAAAGGTAGAAAAGCTGTGTTGTTGCCAGGCTAATTTACTTGAATAGTATTGAGCCAACCTTCCGCTTTTTTTACagcttcctttccccttccttacTTCGTCTTTCTCTCTAGAATTAAgtattaatttataatgaaaagatagtttctttttaatgatcattGAGTAGGCAGAGAGTAAACAATATGATTTTGAACACTTTCCTTTTGATCCTGAGGACTTACACTACAAAATATTCTATCAAAGTCAcagaatctgttgtttctttAGTAAAACATAGATCAAGAAATTGGTAGGTAGAACATGACCTTAGAGTACAGAACATGACCTTAGAGTACAGAACATGACCTTAGAGTACAGTCAAACTCATAAAACAActaattttccatatttttattttattaaagttttagTTGCATAGCATTTTTGTGCCAATGACATGATACAATGGAGCTATTCTGTAAGTTAGTTCTAAAACTGGTTGATAAATAAAAGTAAGCACAGTGGAATTCTAAAAGAAATAGTTGCCCATAAAAATGGTCTTGAGAATATATCATTATGACTTAAATCATGAAGTATATGTTTCCTTTGTTTTGCATAATTGGGATCCTTTTCAGGAGAAGTGCAGTGACAATTATGAGGCCCAAGCAGAGAAGAATCAAGGCCAATCAGAGGGGAACCAGCATCAATCAGAAGGAAATCCGGACAAATCAGAAGAATCTCAGGGCCAACCAGAAgaaaatcatcattctgagcGATCCCGAAACCACTTAGTGAGATCTCTTTGTCAGTCAGACAGATCTCAAGGGCAACTAAAGAGACATCATGCCCAATCTGAGAGATCTCATGGCCAATCCAAGAGATCTCATGGTCAATCTGAGAGATCTCATGGCCAATCCAAGAGATCTCATGGTCACTCAGAGAGATCTCATGGTCACTCAAAGAGATCTCATAGCCAGGGAGATCTTGTCACTCAGAGTGATCTCATAGCCACTCAGAGAGATCTCATAGCCACTCAGAAAAAT of the Pongo abelii isolate AG06213 chromosome X, NHGRI_mPonAbe1-v2.0_pri, whole genome shotgun sequence genome contains:
- the LUZP4 gene encoding leucine zipper protein 4 isoform X2, encoding MLIDITIGEEKCSDNYEAQAEKNQGQSEGNQHQSEGNPDKSEESQGQPEENHHSERSRNHLVRSLCQSDRSQGQLKRHHAQSERSHGQSKRSHGQSERSHGQSKRSHGHSERSHGHSKRSHSQGDLVTQSDLIATQRDLIATQKNLIATQRDLIATQRDLIVTQRDLMATERDLMINQGDLMASQKDIRDTQQVKIQ
- the LUZP4 gene encoding leucine zipper protein 4 isoform X1, with product MASFQKLTLSEKVLPNHASRKKVNFLDMSLDDIIIYKELEGTNAEEEEKNKRQNHSKKESSSRQQSNAHRHHHRRGYSRCRSNSEEGNHDKKPSQKPSGFKSGQHPLNGQPLIEQEKCSDNYEAQAEKNQGQSEGNQHQSEGNPDKSEESQGQPEENHHSERSRNHLVRSLCQSDRSQGQLKRHHAQSERSHGQSKRSHGQSERSHGQSKRSHGHSERSHGHSKRSHSQGDLVTQSDLIATQRDLIATQKNLIATQRDLIATQRDLIVTQRDLMATERDLMINQGDLMASQKDIRDTQQVKIQ